CTAAGTAGCAGGACCCTAGAGTTTTATACCGCTTGCAATATTGGCAATTTTGGTCCACTTATAATTCTATGTTTTGACTTCTTTCCTCACTGTTGAGAACGTGTTTCATTGATACTCACTCTCGATCTCTTGCAACCAAAAAGTTTGAGGActtgggggggagggggtaAAGGAGaccctctgatgcctaagttagcaACGATATGAGTAATCTCAAAGCCAAAAGCGATATCCCGCTTCGTTAGCATAGCTGACCCCTTTAAATAGAGATTTTGCCTTCTTTGGGTCCTTCGAGTTAACTGCCTCatctattatttgaaatttgaattcccGTTCATTAGagttatttgtttattttgaataGATAGACATCTTAACAATGATGGGATAATTGGTGGGCATTCTCTTTATCAATTCAACCTGAACCCTGCTAGGTCAGGGGATATTTAGGTCTTAGGTGTCTTGCTGGGTTGGAAATCCAGGCCTGGGAAAACACCTTGCGGGCCCCTATGGGTATTGAAGCCCTTCCACTCACCAACAATGCCaacagcatttttttttttttttttgtccacaTAATTTATAAGTGATTacaatagtagtaatttttGTACGTGTCGTgtcaatttatgaatattagaCTATCTTAATCAACccaaacattaaatattaatacaatagatcAAATCCTAAAACCTTAATACAACCCATATAAATAACGAGTGACACGACACTATCCGCATACcttgtttaataattatattttattaggtCAACTTCAACATGACCCGCTTAACCTATTTGAAGGCATTTCATATATATGGGCTGAGCCGatccatatatttattttgaccaaattaatataatttcatatattatataagaataactatataaatcattcacaattacaacttgacttataataaaatattttatgatcaatacataaatcattaatattttcataaaataaaattatattttaacataaaaatatttaataatttgagatattaaataatcaattgcTCACATTAATTATTGGGGGGTAAATATACTAGGTCCAAGACGCACTAGACTCAGTCCACCATAAAGCTATCATTAGGAAGCAAGAGGGAAAACAATGAAGAGACAAGACTAGGCAAGGGACAAAGCTCAAGAATGAGTCAGACATGCAAAATGAGATTGTGAAGTGACATGACTATGGCATTCCTCACCAACAACTCTCGATGTCTCAATGAAGGGGGATCTGAGATCTGAGAGGAAAGAGGAGCTTTTGGGCGACTCTTGCTAGATTACTGAGAGATCTTCTTTAACCTCTCAGGAGAAACTCCAAAGATATTATCTTCTCTAGGCTAAAAGGGTCACCGACTGCTATTATACTGTGAGATATGAGAGATTGggagagactgtaaaatactcCCATCATAATTGATTTGCCCTCCAAAAAATCCATGGATGTATATTCTATGTCAAACCATGTAAATTCGTGTATCTCATgcattcatttattatttactagTATGGGCGTATGTACAGGCACCGTACTGACGCCCAAAACCACCACCTTGGGCTTCAAACTGAATCATCGAGGCGCGACCCAATTTCTGGGTGGGGGATGACTATTTCCTCCATTCCAACTTGTTGGGCCATTGTTATACTTCACCAGTTGGCACCGTCTGTGAGATCGACTTATTCTCTACACTGGAAGTGGGAGAAGGAGGATTTCTAGGCTGCTAAAGCCATCTCCGAATGAGTAGATAAGATTCCCCTCACCTTTTCATCTGtcattatttttaacttattattttggataacatTGTTACAAAATATGGGTGAGAGATTCATTCCTTGCCCATATGGTTAAGTGCACTGTCTATAAAAAACATGCGCCCATGCAGTTAAGTGTATTATGCCCACGCAATATGCATTGAGTGCATAGATTAGACTTTGTGCTTGCCACCCACATAGCACAACACAATTTGAGGTCGGTCACACAATAGGGTAGCAATACAAGGGACACCAACGCCTTCAATCGATCCCTTGCGATAGTGGTGTGTTGTGCACACCGTGCACAGTGCGTGCACCCAGCCGAGCCTCAATCCTATAGGCATTCGTGAACTGGCGTGGCCACCGTCACCAACCACCGTCGCTGAAGCTTTCCACAAGATCTGTTGAAGGTCTAGAAGCTAGGCATCTATGGCCTGGCAACGCCACCACCAGCCACAATCTGTATCACCAGCATTTTCTATTTCTTACAAGGTGGTCCCCGACCACAGAGGCTTTGTTCACTGTCGTTCCTCACGCCACCATCGCAAGAGATACTTGACACCAAAGTTTCTTATCCAAAAAAATCGTCTTAGCCTAGCCTAGCTCCTCGGCATTTTCTGCTACTGCAATGGCACTCCTTGATCCATAATTCGCCTGGAAGTTCCGAAAGAGCCATGCATGTAAAACTGCTAGCCAAGAGGCACTAATCACATCTCTCAGTCAGCCATGGTAAGCATCACCTCACCAAGCCACCCATGATGGTAGCACATCACCAGGACATACGTAATGGGCAGGATCTCGCCATACTTAATTACTGGGCCACAAGTTGCTCGCCATAGTATGTTGCTCACCCATAGTATGTTGCTCGCCATAATTAGTCGCACACTGCAGTAGGTTGCTTGTCACACTAAGCCATGCAATGCACAACCAGATCACCAAGTTGGTGGGCATTAATGTACCAACCTATGACCTAAAGTCATGCATAGGCATGGTGCCCACTGCAGGTGCCACCAGACTTGATCGACAATCATGGCCCATGGACCTATCTTTCCCACTTAAAAAGTAACCATAAAGCTCATTGGCCATATTCagcaaaacattaagaaaactaaGGATATGTGAACAGTGAATCTCGTTTGACGATATAATTcgatagtaaaaaaaataataaatagatttgagCTACTTGGCTTGGAATTGTACGAGCCTCAAGAGAGTGAACGATCAAAAAACTACCTGGAGATAGATAATCTACATCACTACAAAAGTGCTCAAAGACAGACAACTTCATCCAAGCAAGAATCATTCAGCAACGAACAATCTCAATCAAGTAAGAGTTGTATCCAACATCTAACTCAACCCTGGTTTGCTTTTCTTTAAAATGTTATGTACTATGGTTTTTGGCAAAAATCTCTTAGGGTGGTAGAGTACGTCTCTCGTTGCAGAAGAGTAGTCAAACTCTACCTCCTGCTGCGGTAGAGTGGTCAAGCTCTGCCTCCTGCAGGAGTAGATTGGTCGAGTCTACCACCCGTTGACCAGCCGAGTCCTCCTAGTTGACACTCACCCGATGTGGCCCAACTCCAAAGAGTGCTACAGACAACAAAAGCAAATTAAAAACGAAAGGACTGTTCAACCCTTAAGCCTCGCCTCGACACCTTTGGTCTCGCTTGAGCATTACAAAAATTGAATTCTTACCGAACGTCTCGCCACTTGGCTCAGGTTTGAAAGTCTCAAACTCTTGTGACTTGGATTACACTAACCAGTTTGGATTTTGGATAATTTTCCAAAGTGATAGAGCATTCGAGTCCATCTCCGGTAGAGCTCCATCTGAAACCACAACAACTGGGTCGAGCTCAGCCTCCTACCATAGCAATTTGGTCAATCCTTGCCTCCCACCAAAGCAATGCGATAAAGAACATCTTCAACGGCACTCCAGCAGTTGGGCTAACCTCCTTCAATGCGGTCAAGCACATCTCCCATTGAGTCTAACCCCACTCAAGCACATAGGTTTTCCCGTAACATAGTCGAGCATCTCCTTCAGTTAAGCCGAGCTCCACGCTGGTAAAATGaccaaaggaggaaacaacttCCTCAAGCATTTCCCTTCTCGCCCTTAGTGCGATTTTAGTCCATCTCTCATCTAGCTCTTAAAGTCGAGCTCCACACTTGctcaatgaaggaaacaacTTCTTTAAGCATTTTCCTCCTTGACTCCTAGTGCGGTCGAGTGCATCTCCTGCCTATCTCTCAAAACCTAGCTCCACACTCGCCCAGCGAAGGAAACAATTTTCTTAAGCATTTAACTCCTCATTCCTTAGTGCAATCGAGTCTATATCTTGCCTAGCTCTCAAAGCCGAGCTCCACGCTCACCAGATGAAGGAAACAACTTCCATAAGTGTTTCCCACCTTGCCCCTTAACACGGTCAAGTTCATCTCCCGCCTAGCTCTCAAAGCTGATATTTGAGCTCAAATGAAGACCAAAGGAAGAAACAACTTCCTTTATGTTTCCCTCATCAACCCTAGCGTAGTCGAGTCCATCTCCCGCCTAACTCTCAAAATCGAGTTTTGCACTCACTCAAAAAAAGGAaacattttccattttccttaaGAGTTTCCCTCCTCTCCCCTAGGGTGGTCGAGTCCATCTCCCGCCTATCTCTCAAAGCCGAGTTTTGCGCTCGCACGGCGACCAAAGGAGGAAGCAACTTCCTTAAGCGTTTTCCTCCTTGCCCCTAGTGCGGTCGAGCACATCTCCCACCTTGCATGAAAGTCGAGTATTCTCACACTCACACTCACACTCAGACATCATGCCAGCGCAACATCTTCTCCAGCAAATGTCAAGTGTGAACACCTGGGCCACAACAGCCGCCGACGGCTTACTTTCAAGAATGAGCCTCCAAGCTCCATAACTACCTTGCATGGGTTACCTTCAAGAACAAGCTGACGAGCTCGAAAACTACTTGAGATGGATCTAGGAGCGAACGAGCTCCTTGACCACTTAGCACGGGTTACAATGGACGAAATCTAACCTAAACGTTGAAATAGAAACATCAATAGAAAATCACTTCGAGGGATAAAAAATACACTACTACCAACACTAGCAAAAAGGATCATGGAAATACATACTCTTTGCTAATGATAAACGTCACATGCAACTATCTGAACTTTAGATTATCCAGCAATCATTTGTACAAACAAACTTTCCAGAGGCCTATCCTTAAAGGCCCTTACTACAAATTTGCAAGTCTTCTTGAGCTTCGCGCTCAAAGATCTACATTACTTTgcacaaataacaaaaaaccaAGGATCACTTcccagaatttatttttttgcaaattatttttgtcacgTCTTGACTTGAATATTCTCAAGGCTTTCTTGCTGAACAAATTGACCTTAACAATCATGAGCACAATGTTGAGCGTAAATATACCAAACCTAAGATGCACCAGACCTGGGCCACCATAAAGCCATCATCAGGAAGCAAGAGGGAGAAAGAATAAAGGGACAAGACAAGGCAAAGGAATAGAGCTTAGGAAGGAAGGGAAGTCAGACATGGAAAGAGAGATGGTGAAGTGACATAACGCTAGCATTCCTCACCAACCACTCCCAAGGCCCCAATAAAGGGGGATTTGAGATTTGAGGGGAGAGAAGGACTTATGGGCAACGTTTTTGTTGTGAAACCGATgatgacaaacaaataaaagcaacaatcacactaaataaaatttacgtggttcaatAACGTGCCTACGTTCACAGAGCTAAAGAGGTTTTATTATtctagaggagattacaatcacataGTGAGTTACATGAGTACAACTCTGCTCACACaatctcactctcactctctatggtttttctctctcacaataTACTCTCACACTGTTCCTCTTTTTGTCCTATCTGAAAATTGTTGAAATACGTACACATGGTCAAAACATTACGACTTTATAGAGAATGGTGCTAGAAACCctaattggaaaaaaattggGTTATTCACTCGAGCAGTGTGTCGAGCATGTCTTGAGCGAACAATCaatcaacattggctcgagcgataCATTGAACGGTGCGTCGAGCGTAGCTAGAGCGAGCACTAGGGTTTGTGCTTCGCTCGAGCCCATTGTCACACAAATCTTGAGCGAACAATCTGTCTGGCCTTCGCTCAACCCCATTATCGACTGAACTCACGGGTTGGGCATTGAGCCAAGGTTGAGTGACAGTTGAGCAAACTCTTTGTTCTACGATTTTGCTACTCGCAAATCATGCTCCATATCCAACCCAACAAtttcccacttggagactggttcTCTACATGCCAGTCATTGTTTCTAACCAAACCCTATCACCTCTACAGTTCATTACTCCCATCTTCAAGCCAGAAGACGCATTGAAGTTGAGTGCAACTTCAGTCTTCAACGTGCATCACCTTTAGACAGCACATCCAATGGGCGACTCACAACTCTCACTGCACTAGAAGTATTGGTCTCTAATCGACCCTagcaaccttagccaacttcACTAGGCTTACGTGAGGAACAACAAAACTGACTCCCTTTTGCTTCCCTATTTGATTTGAGTGACCAACCTTGCTGTTTTGCTCGTGTATTTTTTTGCATATTATTGAACCTTATGTCAAATACAAAGTGTTAGATTTCTTACCATGCGCCAAGACCAGCGCACCCTTAGTGGCCTTCCACGctccttcaaaaaaaaattattgtttgacCACTGTCATCGAGTTATCCTATagagatcaggtttttcttcaaatcAGGAATAtgtctgacttgctgtaaagCCCACACACCCTTATTCGGAAGTGTGATGCacacatcacccactcccactacatctaGTGTCTCTCCATCAGCTGTgaatattttctcaaaatcacCAACAACATAGTTATGCATGATCTTTTGATATGAGGTGATGTAAAACGAAGCTCCTGAATCTAACACTCAATTGTCAACCGAACTATGCACTAGAAGAATTAGAGCATCCTGTATTTCTTTTGCCATCATGTTCACAGTGTCATTCTCAGCACTTTCCTATTTTCGTCAATCTCTCTTGATGTGGCTAAGCTTGTCACCACTCCAGTAAGTGATATGCTACCCAGATATCGTTTTGCTCCTGCTCTTGTTCTTGAAGCTTAACCTGTCATATCTCTTGCCCCGGTTATCAACATTCAGTGCCAATCCCAAACTCGAGAACTCACTAGAGTCTCTACTGCGTACCTCCTCAGCAAGAATCATGTGAAAGTAATgatgacaaacaaataaaagcaacaATCACATGACACGCAATTTAGTGATTCAGCAACGCGTctacgtccacagagctgcaaaagttttattattctagaggagattacaataACATAGTGAGTTACAAGAGAACAACTATACTCACACAATCGCTAGGGTTTTTCTCTCTCACTATATACTCTCACACTTTTCCTCTCTTTGTTCTCTTTGAAAACTATTGAAATCCATACACAAGAGGTCAaaacattacatatttataaagaatggGGCTGTAAATcctaatttgaaaaagttgagttcttcgctcgagcggtgtgTCAAGCATGTCTCGAGTGAACAACCAATCAACGAAGCAAAGGTCAAGCAATAGTTGATCGAACTCTCTGTTCTATGATTTTTTTGCTCACAAACCAAGCTCCACTTGCAACCCAACATCTTGCTAAATCACTGAGAGATCTTCTTAAACCTCTCAGGAGAAACTTCAGAGATATTATCTTCTCTAGGCTAAATGGGGGTTACTGACTCCCATTGTACTGTGAGATACAATAGACCATGAGAAACTGTAAAATACTCTTATCATAGTAGATTTTTCCTCCAAACgacccgtggacgtaggctctgtgttgaaccatgtaaatctgtgtCTCCTTCCCAATTTATATCTCAAGTTGGGCGATTTTTAATGCTTCAACATTAATATTACATCCCaagaacaataaaaacatataaaactaaacatttATAGACTTTAAGAGTTTATTCGTATTATATGGGTTGATTGCGAGTTTCACAGATTGTCCTGTAGTTAATCAgtttattaatcgtgtcttaTCAGGTCAAACATTTTGACctaaacttatttatataaaactcaAATTGACTTATTTCATATCATGTTTGCATTGCATTCATGAGTCATATCATATATTGTCACTTCTAGATCACAATCTAACCTGGCCTCCTATCATGCCAAATTCTTTAACACGTATTTTTATGCTTCGCAtcactcttttaattttatatatatacatatatatatatatatatataaaattttatgattctaatattttctataatttaaagAGAGGTCTAGCATGTGAACTTCTCTGTGTTTAGCAACATTTAATGCAGTGAGGTCCATATTCAAGACCTATGTATCCTCGAATTGTATAAAACATTGGAGTAAACAATAGCATGAAATCCTAATCGAATTGGAAAGGAGAGAAATTAGCAATACATCCACTCAATTAGCCCAAGTAACATGTGCAAACTAAAAGAAGACAGGAAATGAAGCACACTTTCTATAAACCTCTGGAAAAAACATCTTACAAGTTGagtaaataaaagagtaaaataacGTTCGACGTTCTATTTGCCCCGCATGCATTAGCATGAGGCAAGTTGTTATATGCTTTGTACgtagtagctagctaggaacTCGATTGGTTGTCTTCAAAGATTCACACTTGGGACCTTGCACGATCCACGGCCTGCTCGATTAATTgagacaataaaaaaaaacagagaaataaagAAGTGAAATTACTTCAATTTTCAGaattaaatgaaaaacaatAGACAGAGATGcatattttagatgatttttggTATCTCCTAccacctatttattatttatttttaattttttttacttaatggttaaagaagtttctattaatgaagttgtatatatatttttaatttttttattgaacgattaaggaagtgactaatagttaagttatatatatatatttttttttattttttcttaatgattaaggatgttaagaaaatatttaaaaaataaaaatttcaaatatattatagagTAGTAAAAGGGTAGTAGAAGGTAGAAAGTCtatcattattattgtttaaaacatatatatatcaaggtGGTCGGCATTTTGTAAGATAGGGAAGGAAGCCGCTTGCTTTTGCCTTCAAAACATGTATCTTCTCATTAATTACTCTTGATATGAAAGTCTGAAAccattattaatgaaattataatgATACCTAGctaaaaagataatgaaaagtCTTCTGAATACTCTCATGTCAATCTCTAACTCGGATATCAATTTATTACAACTTTAACTTTTCCTCTTACtcttactctttctttttcttttcttctctctctttttttgatACACTTTTGGTgtttcttgaaagaaaaattgtcTGTAATCAGATTATAATTAGTTTAGTCATATCCAGTATTTGATGGTTTATCCTAAAATCTAAGCTTCACTACAATCATAATTAACTTTGTTCCATTTGGTACATATGTACACACACGAAGAATGCAATATCTATACACAAAATCTTGCTGACATGGCAGGCCGCAGCCACACCACACTTATTACCgttagagaaataatttgtataaatactaaatacataaatttcatataaatttttataaaaaggcGGAttctattttagaaaaatataaaaaaaaaaaaaaaaaaaaacattattgttaatattatatttaatatttgtctGTCTGAGACTTGTaactaatattactcttaatgTTATATCCTTTCCCATTTGACAAATTTAAAACCATGAAAATGCTATTCTTAAatcatgtataaatatttttgtaaaatttgatgtgtagatataatatttatatatatattatatagattgataaaaatcttaCTGGGATCCCGAGTCGTTTGCACCGCGAGTCCGTTAAAGTAACAAGTCGCACCCTGACTCCGAAATCTCGCCCAGTACGAGCTAAATGCATAGCTCGCATGCCGAATCACCGACACCGGTTCGTAACACTCGCTCCCTGGCGCAAGCGCGTCGCACGTCCCGTTACCTTCTCCGCATGCATATGCCAATGCCGGCCTTAGCTTCATCAAATCCGCCCCTCTCGCCACCACGCACCAAACCTGGCCCCTATAGGGCATGTTATTCCTCGCCCGGGGCAGCGGCGCATAATCCGATAGATTCTGCGTCCCGGTCAGGTCGATGTCGTAAACCGGAGTCCCGTCCGGCCGCAACAAGCCCCAGTTCCGCTCCGTCCCCGGACCACTCTTTCGATTCTCATTGTACAACGAAAATATGAATGTAGGTATGACAACGCCGGGCCTAGCTGGGGTCCCGACGGCTGGTTTTGCTGTTATCTTTTGAATGAGGTTCCGGTTGTAGGTGGCTGCATTGCGTATATTTGCTCCGGGTTCTTCTACGTCACCAGCGGCTGGCCAGCCCGTTTCCGATATCGAAATCCGAATGCCCGGAAATCCTAGCTTTGTCATGGCGAAGATCACCGAATCAAGCATTTGGTCCAGAAGATTTGTGTAGATCAAGCCATTTCTAGGGTCCATGTACCGGACATTTCCTTTGAGCAATGCGTAATCAAGGCTAATGTGGGAAGGATTTCCCGACCACGGGAAATAAGGGTAAACATCGATGAAGAAGAACGATTTGGTGTCGTGTAAGAACTGCAGCAGTGGCACCATCACGGTGTCCACTAGATCATGTCTGAACATCCCGCTCGATGGAGGGAAACTTGATCGCATTATGTCCATGGCCAACGGGGTGCCAACTTTGATGTTGTTGATGTGTTGAGCTTTGAGAGCGTTCTTGATTCTGTGCATGGCCGGGACAAGATCG
Above is a genomic segment from Juglans microcarpa x Juglans regia isolate MS1-56 chromosome 1D, Jm3101_v1.0, whole genome shotgun sequence containing:
- the LOC121246395 gene encoding probable glucan endo-1,3-beta-glucosidase A6, with product MSGAMGDMGVIAVFLIFSLLRLSGAEISSKIGINYGTLGDNLPSPNRSVVHIQAMKAGRVKLYDADPEILQLLSGTKLQVYIMVPNNEIASIASNQTTADEWVINNVLPFYPDTMIRVLLVGNEVLSYYSDQDRQMWYDLVPAMHRIKNALKAQHINNIKVGTPLAMDIMRSSFPPSSGMFRHDLVDTVMVPLLQFLHDTKSFFFIDVYPYFPWSGNPSHISLDYALLKGNVRYMDPRNGLIYTNLLDQMLDSVIFAMTKLGFPGIRISISETGWPAAGDVEEPGANIRNAATYNRNLIQKITAKPAVGTPARPGVVIPTFIFSLYNENRKSGPGTERNWGLLRPDGTPVYDIDLTGTQNLSDYAPLPRARNNMPYRGQVWCVVARGADLMKLRPALAYACGEGNGTCDALAPGSECYEPVSVIRHASYAFSSYWARFRSQGATCYFNGLAVQTTRDPSRGSCKVPSVNL